Below is a genomic region from Daphnia pulicaria isolate SC F1-1A chromosome 10, SC_F0-13Bv2, whole genome shotgun sequence.
TAGCAATAAAATGTAAGATGTATTGCACATATCCTATTGATGATTGCATAAGCATAAATTTAGAAtggaaacaaacagaaaattctCTCACGTTGAAAAACACCATTTGAAAAGCCTCTAGCGGTCAAATGTAGAACCACGTGATGTCAGCATCATTCGTGAATTTCAAACATCCGGCAACGTCTTACCATTTGTCGTACGCCATCGCTGGAAAactaaaacctttttttgtttcttgagtAGATTTAATAATTACACGCTGTATCCGCGTGGTTTAGTTTTAGTTGGATTAAAGTCGTATGAAAAATGCTGTGAGGTCAGTAAAATTCTACCagttaaatttatttgattgattCTGTTGATAGAAATGATATTACTTTCAAGAAGATAAAAGTGTGTTGGTTAGGTtttgaacccttttttctcttctgttaTTTTATGTTGCAGGCTCTAAATTGTGGCGATACTCGATAATGCTGAAGAGAAAACTGTCAATATAATTTCAGTTAACTGCCTCAATTCCTAGTGTTATAAATTCCATGTCAACAAAAATGAGTGCTTTTTGGTCAACTCCTCCCGGGCAGAATGCCCAATCTCAACAAATCTTGAATCAAGCACGAAACTTGGGGATGACTTCAGCCATCAGCATGGCAATGCCAAAACCTCTGGATTTACAAAAGACTACAGAGTTAAGTGAAGCTTTGGTCCCACATGGAGTCTCTGAGACTGATGAAGAGCTCAATCATAGGTAACCTTATGTTTGACACCAATGTGTCAGAATTTTTAATTACTCCTTCTTGTCTCTTAACAGGATGGAAGTTTTGAGGAAAGTGAATGAATTGGCCAAAGAATGGATTAAAGAAGTGTCTGTACAAAAAAACATGCCAACATCAGCAGCCGACCATGTTGGAGGGAAAATTTACACATTTGGTTCTTATCGTTTAGGTGTCCACAACAAAGGTGCAGATATTGATGCTCTTTGTGTTGCCCCACGTCATGTTGACAGAGTTGATTATTTCACCTCTTTTGTTGAcctgttaaaaaaacaaccagaAGTTACTGAACTCAGAGTAAGTTTAAGTTATTTAAAATGGTGGCCAGTGTCCTTGACTGATGTTTATCTATTTCTATATGTTTATCTATTTCTATATGTTTATCTATCTAGGCTGTGGAAGAGGCTTTTGTGCCtgttatcaaaatgaattttgatgGAATTGAGTTGGATATGTTGTTTGCTAGATtggctttgaaagaaattcctgATAACATGGTAATAACattggaaattttaatttaacaaGACAGACATATCACATTTTTGCTTTTGTCCTTATAGGATTTAAAAGACGATATGCTTCTGAAGAATTTAGACCCCAAGTGTGTTCGTAGTTTGAACGGGTGTCGTGTGACAGATGAGATTCTCCGACTAGTTCCAAATATCGACAATTTTCGTTTGGCTCTCAGAGCAATTAAATTATGGGCAAAAAGTATAAATAATGTTAGTATTTCTGTCGTTTTTGTTAACaattttgagtttttctttgttctaTTTAGAACATGGAATTTACAGTAACGTTTTGGGTTACTTGGGAGGTGTCTCCTGGGCCATGTTGGTTGCACGAACGTGCCAACTGTATCCAAATGCTGCAGCAGCCACTTtggttcaaaaattttttctcgtcttttcAAAATGGGAGTGGCCTCAGCCAGTTCTTTTAAAACCTCCAGACAATGTCAATCTAAATTACCCTGTGTGGGATCCACGAGTCAACGTATCCGATCGGTATCACCTGATGCCAATCATCACACCAGCCTACCCTCAGCAGAATTCCACCTTTAATGTTTCCTGCTCAACGCGTGCTGTGATGCAAGAGGAATTTCGTCAGGGTTTTAACATGACGGAAGAAATCATGACTGGAAAGGCTTCATGGGACAAACTTTTCGAGCctcccaatttttttgtcaaatacaagTATGTCATTTTAATTTGGTGTTTTCAATGGCAGactaatttaaatttgtctATTTTAGGCATTTTATCGTTTTGATTGCCAGTTCTTCCAGTGTCGAAGATCAACTTGAATGGGTCGGACTAGTGGAATCCAAAATTCGACATCTGATTTTAGCACTAGAACGTAACGACCATATCACGTTGGCGCACATAAATCCTGAACAATACGACCCCGTTCAGCCGGAGCCGTATGTTTTCCACATACTTGTCGTGTCATAGAACCATTTAAATAGTTGTTTCATGTTATTTGCAGAGATACTATCAGTACCATGTGGTTTATTGGACTAGTGTTCAAAAAGACGGAAAGCCTCAACATTGATCTTACTCAGGACATTCAAGCTTTCACCGGCCAAGGTATTTATTcggtttttaaatttctattccttcgttgaattgatttttatcCTCTTAATTGTTCTTGAAAAGTGCACCGTCAAGCATCAACAGCCAAAACCGTCAAGGATGGACGTCGGATTGACGCTAAACACGTGAAAAGGAAACAGCTGAGTTCATATTTGCCGTCCACTTTTCTACTTCGCACCAAGCGTGTGGtatccaaaaattttttttaaatttgactaCTGGATTATCCTagacgtgttttttt
It encodes:
- the LOC124314024 gene encoding poly(A) polymerase type 3-like isoform X4, producing the protein MSTKMSAFWSTPPGQNAQSQQILNQARNLGMTSAISMAMPKPLDLQKTTELSEALVPHGVSETDEELNHRMEVLRKVNELAKEWIKEVSVQKNMPTSAADHVGGKIYTFGSYRLGVHNKGADIDALCVAPRHVDRVDYFTSFVDLLKKQPEVTELRAVEEAFVPVIKMNFDGIELDMLFARLALKEIPDNMDLKDDMLLKNLDPKCVRSLNGCRVTDEILRLVPNIDNFRLALRAIKLWAKKHGIYSNVLGYLGGVSWAMLVARTCQLYPNAAAATLVQKFFLVFSKWEWPQPVLLKPPDNVNLNYPVWDPRVNVSDRYHLMPIITPAYPQQNSTFNVSCSTRAVMQEEFRQGFNMTEEIMTGKASWDKLFEPPNFFVKYKHFIVLIASSSSVEDQLEWVGLVESKIRHLILALERNDHITLAHINPEQYDPVQPEPDTISTMWFIGLVFKKTESLNIDLTQDIQAFTGQVHRQASTAKTVKDGRRIDAKHVKRKQLSSYLPSTFLLRTKRVGGMSLSTSTGSLSNGTPPVATFAQPRKRPSDAALDAVMMKKVRTRESADGTRNLEGDECRSPFVINSNDDSCSSLSVDDVQNPFPVPVEEVQPTEDANDKSTMAANQQDTSLKDDNPPPQQAV
- the LOC124314024 gene encoding poly(A) polymerase alpha-like isoform X2, coding for MSTKMSAFWSTPPGQNAQSQQILNQARNLGMTSAISMAMPKPLDLQKTTELSEALVPHGVSETDEELNHRMEVLRKVNELAKEWIKEVSVQKNMPTSAADHVGGKIYTFGSYRLGVHNKGADIDALCVAPRHVDRVDYFTSFVDLLKKQPEVTELRAVEEAFVPVIKMNFDGIELDMLFARLALKEIPDNMDLKDDMLLKNLDPKCVRSLNGCRVTDEILRLVPNIDNFRLALRAIKLWAKKHGIYSNVLGYLGGVSWAMLVARTCQLYPNAAAATLVQKFFLVFSKWEWPQPVLLKPPDNVNLNYPVWDPRVNVSDRYHLMPIITPAYPQQNSTFNVSCSTRAVMQEEFRQGFNMTEEIMTGKASWDKLFEPPNFFVKYKHFIVLIASSSSVEDQLEWVGLVESKIRHLILALERNDHITLAHINPEQYDPVQPEPDTISTMWFIGLVFKKTESLNIDLTQDIQAFTGQVHRQASTAKTVKDGRRIDAKHVKRKQLSSYLPSTFLLRTKRVGGMSLSTSTGSLSNGTPPVATFAQPRKRPSDAALDAVMMKKVRTRESADGTRNLEGDECRSPFVINSNDDSCSSLSVDDVQNPFPVPVEEVQPTEDANDKDIEGLVPATTEDETFALPLGPVKRPTNLTLRRMRLCSDELPDVTTPSPREPHPTHPTIRFTLKWIKINGIIWFPSQPPTLCNGTGLLVIKKQRSLCPEIVNQTKAETQHQYLVEIIAILFKTKQKTATIQ
- the LOC124314024 gene encoding poly(A) polymerase alpha-like isoform X1, coding for MSTKMSAFWSTPPGQNAQSQQILNQARNLGMTSAISMAMPKPLDLQKTTELSEALVPHGVSETDEELNHRMEVLRKVNELAKEWIKEVSVQKNMPTSAADHVGGKIYTFGSYRLGVHNKGADIDALCVAPRHVDRVDYFTSFVDLLKKQPEVTELRAVEEAFVPVIKMNFDGIELDMLFARLALKEIPDNMDLKDDMLLKNLDPKCVRSLNGCRVTDEILRLVPNIDNFRLALRAIKLWAKKHGIYSNVLGYLGGVSWAMLVARTCQLYPNAAAATLVQKFFLVFSKWEWPQPVLLKPPDNVNLNYPVWDPRVNVSDRYHLMPIITPAYPQQNSTFNVSCSTRAVMQEEFRQGFNMTEEIMTGKASWDKLFEPPNFFVKYKHFIVLIASSSSVEDQLEWVGLVESKIRHLILALERNDHITLAHINPEQYDPVQPEPDTISTMWFIGLVFKKTESLNIDLTQDIQAFTGQVHRQASTAKTVKDGRRIDAKHVKRKQLSSYLPSTFLLRTKRVGGMSLSTSTGSLSNGTPPVATFAQPRKRPSDAALDAVMMKKVRTRESADGTRNLEGDECRSPFVINSNDDSCSSLSVDDVQNPFPVPVEEVQPTEDANDKDIEGLVPATTEDETFALPLGPVKRPTNLTLRRMRLCSDELPDVTTPSPREPHPTHPTIRFTLKWIKINGIIWFPSQPPTLCNGTGLLVIKKQRSLCPEIVNQTKAETQHQYLVEIIAILFKTKQKTATIQW
- the LOC124314024 gene encoding poly(A) polymerase type 3-like isoform X3 — translated: MSTKMSAFWSTPPGQNAQSQQILNQARNLGMTSAISMAMPKPLDLQKTTELSEALVPHGVSETDEELNHRMEVLRKVNELAKEWIKEVSVQKNMPTSAADHVGGKIYTFGSYRLGVHNKGADIDALCVAPRHVDRVDYFTSFVDLLKKQPEVTELRAVEEAFVPVIKMNFDGIELDMLFARLALKEIPDNMDLKDDMLLKNLDPKCVRSLNGCRVTDEILRLVPNIDNFRLALRAIKLWAKKHGIYSNVLGYLGGVSWAMLVARTCQLYPNAAAATLVQKFFLVFSKWEWPQPVLLKPPDNVNLNYPVWDPRVNVSDRYHLMPIITPAYPQQNSTFNVSCSTRAVMQEEFRQGFNMTEEIMTGKASWDKLFEPPNFFVKYKHFIVLIASSSSVEDQLEWVGLVESKIRHLILALERNDHITLAHINPEQYDPVQPEPDTISTMWFIGLVFKKTESLNIDLTQDIQAFTGQVHRQASTAKTVKDGRRIDAKHVKRKQLSSYLPSTFLLRTKRVGGMSLSTSTGSLSNGTPPVATFAQPRKRPSDAALDAVMMKKVRTRESADGTRNLEGDECRSPFVINSNDDSCSSLSVDDVQNPFPVPVEEVQPTEDANDKDIEGLVPATTEDETFALPLGPVKRPTNLTLRRMRLCSDELPDVTTPSPREPHPTHPTIRFTLKTEMP